ACTTCATCGCCTGTGAGAAACGCTTGAGAACAATAAGTGAAGGGCCACAACTACCTAATTTCTCCAACCCTGCCGATGCTGCCCGCGCCTGGGCCAATGAGTTTGAAGCGAAGCAACAAGCACTAGCAGTAGCCCAGCAGGTCCAGCAGCAGCTAGTCGAGGCAAAGCCCAAAATTGAGTTCTTCGACAAGGTAGCTGTCAGCATCAATTCGATTTCCTTCGAAGATGCAGCTAAGTGGCTCAAGCTACCCGGCCTTGAAGGCCGAAACAAGTTAATAAAGCGCCTCAAGGAAGACAAGATTCTTCAGAAGAACCGCTCGCCTTACCAACGCTACATAGATGAACACTACTTCGAAGTCGAGGCACAGGCCTACCAAGCCGGTGAAAAAGGCAAGCGCTTAGCCAGCACTACCCGCGTGACGCCTAAGGGCCTTGACTGGCTGCTTAAGAAGTACAAATCATAACGTCCTCTCAAGTTTTTAACTTCTTACTTTTTAATTCCCATGCTCACCGCCACCATCACTCCTAGCACCTTCACGGCCACTACTCCTACAATCCATCGCTCGCTGCCCTACGCCGAGTATGTGGCCGGCTGTGACACGGACTCCGAACCCTTCCTGGAATTGACTCACGAATTGGGTCAGGTATTCGAGCGCACCTACACGCCCCATATACTGGCCCAGGCCTTGCGTGAAGTACAACCCCATGTATTGCTAGTGGAAGTCGAAGAAGGCAGCACCCTGCGCACCGATTATCCCACTCTTACCGAGGCTGATTTGATAGAGGTGGAGTATCAAGCCCTACGGCTCACTACGCAAGTCACTTGCTTGGCTGAGTAATCTCCCTAGTTGGTTTTGAAGCAAATTCCGCAAAACCAGCTACTTCATTTCCGCCTACACCTGCTGCCTTTTTCTGCCTTGCTGCCCCGTACCACTTACATCTCTGTTCCCAAAGGCTTAGCAACACAGGTTGTGCTTAACAACCGTGACCTGAAGGCTATGACGGTGCTGTATCAGCTCAAAGCGCTGTTCGTGGGCGGGGTTATTCAGGATTTTGGGCAGCAGGCCCAGCACATTGCGGCCACGTATGGGTACAGCATCTCCAAGCTGCGCTCCTACGTGGCCGTTTTGTGCCAGATGGGCTTGCTTACCAAGCCCCGTCGAGGTACGCTCGTGCTGGCTTCCAGCCGCCGTATCGCAGCCCATCACAGCTTGCAGGTGCGCGGCTTCCACCGGCTTCCCAGCACCCAGCTCACTGACCTTGAAACGCGCCTGCGGGCGCTGGCCCTAGCTGAGAATATAGACCGCCAGCAATACGCGCTGGAGCAAAAAGCAATCACCGCCACGCTTGTCAGTAGAGGCATCCCTATGCCAGCCCACCAGCAGCCTCAGCGCCTAAACCACCTCAAAAAGACGGTGCAGGTAGCGGAGGCCGTTGGCGCTCTACAAACGCGCTTTACCCAAGAAGTGGCTACCCTTGCTTTCGACTCGCGCAAGGCTGATTTCAATCCCTTCGCCACCCTCTCGCGCAAGGGTATTGCCCGCGCGCTGGGTCGGCACAGCAAGGCTACTGGCCTGCGCTACGCCAAGCTGCTGACCAAGGTCCAACTACTGACCGATGAGCCACGCCGAGTATTCGTGTGCGATGCCACCAAGCAAGAGTACAGCCTGATGCAGGAGGGGCTATTTGGCTTCGACTATTCTTTTCGCCATACCCGCACTGGCAAAGTAGAGAAGTGGCTATCTAACCTATTGACTGTGAACAAGCAAAACCTGCTTTACTAATGTCATTCCAAAAAACTGAACTAGCATTGCCAGCTCACCCCGCGAGGCGTGTAGCGAGCTGTCCACTGGTGAACAGCTCGCTCAATCAGACTGAATTTATTGCAGTACCACCTGCAATTGAGACTGCTTTGCAACAGGGCGCGGCGCTGGCCATTAGCTTGAGTGGTGGCAAAGACAGCCAGGCGCTGCTGATGCTGCTGGCGCCCTGGTTTCGTCAGTATGGTTACGCGGGGCAACTCTTCGCTATTCATGCCGACCTGGGGCGGGCCGAGTGGGAGCAAACGCCCGCCTTTGTGCAGTTGCTCGCCGATAACGCGGGCGTGCCGCTCGTAGTAGTGCGCCGGGCCAAAGGGGATTTAGTGGCGCGTATCGGTGAACGAATGCAGGCCACGGCCGGTACCACCGCGCCCGGCTGGCCTAGCGCTAAGCAACGCTACTGCACGAGCCACCTCAAAAGCGGCCCTATCGACCAAGCGCTCCGCAACCCCGCGCCCTACTGGCCCAGCAGTGGCCAGCGCTTTTGCACCTCGGATTTGAAGCGCGGCCCCGTTGATACCCAGCTACGCCAAT
The genomic region above belongs to Hymenobacter sp. BRD128 and contains:
- a CDS encoding phage antirepressor KilAC domain-containing protein — protein: METLIAVSAAPVAPQIVAEQLIPLSKSKGGKPVVLASLLHQFLEIGSRPDKWFGRRVEEYGFVQGVDYERSNLGENEAADYFITLDMAKELAMVERNEKGQQARRYFIACEKRLRTISEGPQLPNFSNPADAARAWANEFEAKQQALAVAQQVQQQLVEAKPKIEFFDKVAVSINSISFEDAAKWLKLPGLEGRNKLIKRLKEDKILQKNRSPYQRYIDEHYFEVEAQAYQAGEKGKRLASTTRVTPKGLDWLLKKYKS